A window of Gadus chalcogrammus isolate NIFS_2021 chromosome 2, NIFS_Gcha_1.0, whole genome shotgun sequence genomic DNA:
GACCATCTTTAAGAAGACACTTACAAACGTATAGCTTCCTTCAATCCTTCAATAAGCCACATACAGAATGATAAAAGACAGTAAAAGctcaattaaaaataacaataaaaagatGACAATGCAAAATGTGACACGCACTGTAATTGTTCTTACTTTAGGAAAAAGTCAAAACAAAGGAAAGTGTAGACTGGACAGAGTTAGAGCAAGGGAAAGACTCCTGTCTACTGCTGTTTTTTGACCAATTCATGACTTCTGTTGTCATTATGGATTAACGTAGACTGGGTATTTGTTTCCTGTTTGTCCTCTGAGGAATTGCTGCTTATATTTGTAGAGATGGCCTTTGAAGAAGAAGCTAGAGTAGAGGCCTCCCTCGTGAAGCACTTCTGTTGTCCAGGTATCTGAACTGATCTACAGAAAATTCTTTCCTCAGTGCACTAGCAATCTGAGAACACAAGTGTTCTGGACCGAGAATAGATATGAGCctatttgatgtggatatggaAACCTTCTTGAATCTACTCTTAACTTCATTAAAGAGTACATGTAGAATTTCATCTCCTTGGTCGGAGATACCCAACTCTGTCCAACTCAGATCAAACTGAGAGAAATCAGCAGTAACCTTGGCAACAATGTTCTGTAAATCTTTCTGACAAGCTCTCACACTGGAAGGGTCAAAAGATGACAAGAAGACTGTAGTAGCATCCCTAGCATCTGTGTGCTGCTCTTCTACCTTTATTGCCATGGTAACTTCTATAAATCGAGGCTGATATACCTCTTTTATGTACTTCCACATAATATAGGGAACCGTTATTTGTTCACGATATATTTCCAACCTGGCCTTGACTTTGAGGTCACTGAAACTATCTTTTCGCTCCCTGACTCTATATTTTGCACGACCTTGGGGCTCTTCATCATCCGATCGCCTGTCCGTTTGGACCTTGGGAGCTGATATCTCAGAGGAGCTACTTTCATAGTTAAAGCCGAGCCGAGCCCCAAGAGCTGGGCGGGTCACACTTCCTGATGGACTGATCAGAGTTTGGATTTGGGGAGATTTTGAAAACTTCCGTTCATTGTCCCCTAATGTTGAACTCTGTGAGGGTCTGATTCCATCCTCAGATAGGACGTCCTCTCCAGTGTTCTGCCTTGACAGACCTTTGTCAGTCAACCTTGCAGTGCATGAAAGAACATCCGGGACTAACTGGGGACCAAGCATAGCAGGGGATAGTCTTAACCCTGCTCCAGTTAAATCTGCTGGCTGAGACACTAATACACCTGGCTCTGTGTACTTAAACTGGGCTGCTGGTTTATATTTTGTTGCTCCCTCAGCTCTGTTCTCATCCTTGTCAGGCACCAGCATTGTATCCGTCTTACAACACAGAGAACCAGGTATCGGTTGGTGAACAACAGGTGGACCCTCATATGGATATGCTGAGTTGAAGTCAAGGGAAGTAGCTCTTGGAAGACCACCCATCTGGTCAGACACTCCCCTGGCTTCATTGTAGCCACTTATTACTTCCTTGGCCTCAGATGTATCACTGTAGCTCCCGATGAGGTAGATGTTTTGGTCATCCTCGTTTAGAAGAAGCTTAGGGTGTGTTCCTCCTATCTTATCCTTTATCCTCTGCAGGACTTCGCCGATTGGAAGGGTGCTTTTAAGCAGGGGAACACGACAGATCCTAGGCGCAATGTCTTGGTGAAGCTGACTTATTTGGCTTCTTGCCGACCTAAGCCGCTGCAGCCCACCATCAACCTCCCCTAATTGTGTTTCACACTGCAGGAACAACGTGGTCACATCCTCAGAAGTTACATCCAAAACTTCCACGCCATTCCGACTGAGTATCTGCTGATAATCCTTCCCACGATGCATCTGCAGACACTGAAACATTTCTGAATCCATCACTAGGGAGAGATCTTCATCCAACATTTTAGGATCATTTGAAAGCTGCATGGCCCCAGTCTCGGTCTTGTCCATCTCTTCCCAAAACGGACCAGTAGTTGATTTCTTTTTTCCAGGTCGGGTGGATGGGTAGTCTCCAGCAGCATGATCCCTATAGGTTCGCTCTGTGCATACGCTACTATTATGTGGTTTATTGATTAAAGACTCTGGCAGAGGAGATTTTTTAATTGCGTGCATATCAAGGCGACAAGAGTATGCCTGATCAACTCTGCTCGATGTGTCCTCCGATTTTTGGTGTCTGGGAAGTTCAAGCAATTGTGCCAAAGCTGCTTGTACCTGAGAGTAGGGCCCTGTGATTTTACACAATTTCTTGGTAAAATATTTGAACTTAATGTCAGGGTACTTCTCAAGAAGGACTTTCGTGGCTATTTGTCTCAACGGAAGCTGGTTACAGTCAATAGTTACCGACATACTCAAGATGACCTATGGTGGAAAAAGAGTGGACACAATTAAATTGTATCTATTTCTAATGCATGTACTCTCTTCTTTCTGAACATATTCAGATAATACATACCATATCAGGTTTCAGTTGCTCACAATGTGGAGTTAAGGTCAGTTCATACTGCATGCCATCCATTTTTAAAACGTGTTGACCATGTTGGATAACTCTCCGGGCGACTGTGTGAGCAAGATTACCAGAAGGAGATCTTATCTTACCTGTATTTAATATGAGACAGAGTCTATTTTGCCTATTTATGGAAgttaattttatttaatttacacTCACATTTAGactaaaatatgttaaaaataaaacagaacagTATATTTTCTGCATTAAATGGCAGAAGGTTACAACTAATAAtatgcatgtttttgtttgtaatgTGTTTAGATACACACCCTGAACTTACTTACCTCTACTGTCTTCAAAGGTGATCAGGGCTGAGCCACGGGGGTCTTCAACAATCGCGACAGAAATGATTTCTCCGCCCCCATTCTTTTTTCTCAGAAACAAGATAAGTAGCTTGTCTGACAACCTGTCATCCTCAATCACCGTTGGCAGACCGCTCACTCTTACCGTCCTGTCCAAGtctgccatctagtggacaaAAGCCAACATGCATTGCAAATATGTATCAGTGGATAGATTCCGGAGGAAATCATTGACACCTTTATTAAATAAACAAGTTTATGTTAGGGTTAAGGagtaatatttgaatatattccgTGTTTAACGACACAGGTGAGGAAACTCCTGCTAAAAATATTGTGGAGAAACGGGGGTAACTTCGATCGGTCTTTGTCAATGAACTATCTAATATAGCCTACTCACTTACTCATTGTATGCATACTTTATTATCGCTACATTTTGCTTAATTTACCTAAGGGATTAAGGTAGTTGCCAGTTGCCTTACCTTTGAAATATTTCAGACCATGCTCTCAAAACTGTTGTTACTCCAAAATGGAAGAAAGTGAAACTAAAaagcattgtgttttttttcttggggGCGGATGGGTAAAGCTCTGCATGCGAGCGTGTGCCGAGGCCGTTGTCTAGATTGCGTCAATCTGGAAAAAGTGAAAAGAAGTGCGCACAATTATAATGGTGCAATGTTCTATGGATGAGGGCAATGTGGAGTAATAAATGATCGTCCTACTCTCCTTGTGAGAAGGATTGTAGATTATATCATATTCAAATTAGACTGTTTCATAGAAGTTCACACATATTCGTGTTTTGATATTGATGTGGATATTGATAATAGTCAGTAAATCCAGAGCTATAGGAATATATTTGGTTAAACTCGCAAAACGCTTCCTATTAGAATTGGTTTTCTCAACGTCAACCAATGGATGACAGCAATGGTAACGACACAGAACATATAAAATTCTATCCAATCATTGCAGACGTTGTTCGGTGCAGATGCGCATGCGCTGACCGATAATTCTTTCACGCTTTCTGCGGTGCGTGTGTCTTTAGTGGAGGTCATAGACATAACTGACATAACAAGGTGAGTTAAATTGTTCCACTTCGTGTTATTGAATCCATTCGTCTTATATTCCATCATGTTAAGATGATAACAAATTGAGGCTTGTAAGACCGAACACAATTTTGATGGGTTACTAAACAGGGTACTATGTACGTCGGTATCATGGGCATAATTTACACACATGCTCAATTTTTGACCCTTGAAACATGTTAGCGAAGAGATTGATAGATCAATGATGTAAGTTAGACTGCAGGCAGGGTTAAGAATTTTGATTCCCTCAGAGGTAACTGTTCGACAACTGAATCGTAACATAGTTAATCATTATTGTTAACTGGCTAAGCTAACTAGCATAGATGACAAGTAGCCATTACATTATAAAGTAAGCCTTCAGCCCCAAGCTGCGACACTGCATTGTTTAAACAACTGCTCCTAGGTATCAAATAAAGGTGGTCGCGTTGCTTACAGCTTGCTTTCAGTATTCACCACTGAGGTCATTTAAATGTTCCTTCTGGTATTGTAACGTtaatatatttttcaatttgTTTGATTCATTGTCCACCAAAAGCTGCAATGGCAAAATTGTTTGAATCTATTGGGAAGTTGGGCCTGGCCCTCGCCGTCGGAGGAGGTGTTATGAACTCCGCTCTTTTCAATGGTAAGTAATATTGATTACGAATCGAaatgttgttttgatttgtgtgtggttgtggggtCGGAATCAGAGGGTACCTCACCATACGATAATATATTGCAAGATAATCCTATCAGGATATGTCTAACTATAGTATACAATACAAAATTATCGTGCAAAGGTTAAGTGCTGCATTACTATCTTTTATTCATGTTCCAAAAACAACTAGTTTTTCAGTTTGACAGAACTACTATGAATACAAATTTGTATAAAAGATAACAAGCCTCTTTATAAAAGGCACATAAAAAACCTAGAGGAGCAATGAAGTAGCGACGCTGGGAGCAGAGATATCTGTGTAAAGCGCCttattatattaattaaaatatcaatatttgtCGCCAGCGTATCCATTCTTGTATCATACGAAGATGAGGGATGATATATCGCCGTATCAATATTTTGCTTCACCCCTAGGGTGTATATTTGTAAAACGGACATGCTCTTCCCTACTGCAGTTGATGCTGGGCATCAGGCAGTAATATTTGACAGGTTTAGAGGAGTACAAGAGACAGTAGTTGGGGAGGGAACCCACTTCCTCATCCCATGGGTCCAGAAGCCGATCATCTTTGACTGCCGTTCACGACCCCGCAACGTCCCCGTCATCACTGGTAGCAAAGGTATGCTGTAAACCCCATTTGGGCTATTTTTTTTCACTGTGGTCACGATTCTCACACATATGCTCTTGTTTCCTGTGAATCCTATTTTTGTTCATAGTATTTAACATAGGTAGTTAGTTACACTGTTTGGTAGTTTAAAAGCAAGTGGATCTAGGTGAACCATTGACATGGATGAAATGGGTTGTTCGTGTTGCGTCATTCATATTTACCCGATGTTCTATCTCCTCTACCACAGATTTGCAGAACGTCAACATCACACTGCGTATCCTGTTCAGGCCGGTTACCAGCCAGCTCCCAAGAATCTTCACCAGCATCGGGGAGGACTACGATGAGAGGGTGTTGCCCTCTATTACAACAGAGGTCCTTAAGAGTGTAGTGGTGGGTATCTCTGCAAAATTTAAGATGTGTGtgccattttgttttctttcccaAACCTCATCCACTCATCTTACCTCATTTGGGGCTCCTCCTTGTAGGCTCGGTTCGATGCCGGCGAGCtgatcacacagagagagctggTGTCTCGGCAGGTCAGCGAGGACCTGACGGAAAGGGCCAACACCTTTGGCCTCATCTTGGACGATGTATCCCTGGTGCGAAATTGATTGGTATTAAAATCGATGTGCTTTCTCCAGTGTTTGCATTTGTTATCAcacaaaacattttattttgattccATCTCTCCAGACGCATTTGACCTTCGGCAAGGAGTTCACAGAAGCTGTTGAGATGAAGCAGGTGGCCCAACAGGAGGCTGAGAGGGCTCGTTTTGTGGTGGAAAAGGTATGTGTGGCACTTTGGGCaatattaggggtgggaattgGCAATAATGGGACGATTCAATAGTATTTCGATTCTGCGATATATTGCGTTCATGTCCCCCATTTTATTCAACGGCATTACAAAATGAGATGAAAAATTGAAGAAAAAAGGACCAACTGAAAACTCAAAAATCATCAACTAGTGTTGTGG
This region includes:
- the si:busm1-163l24.3 gene encoding uncharacterized protein si:busm1-163l24.3 gives rise to the protein MADLDRTVRVSGLPTVIEDDRLSDKLLILFLRKKNGGGEIISVAIVEDPRGSALITFEDSRVARRVIQHGQHVLKMDGMQYELTLTPHCEQLKPDMVILSMSVTIDCNQLPLRQIATKVLLEKYPDIKFKYFTKKLCKITGPYSQVQAALAQLLELPRHQKSEDTSSRVDQAYSCRLDMHAIKKSPLPESLINKPHNSSVCTERTYRDHAAGDYPSTRPGKKKSTTGPFWEEMDKTETGAMQLSNDPKMLDEDLSLVMDSEMFQCLQMHRGKDYQQILSRNGVEVLDVTSEDVTTLFLQCETQLGEVDGGLQRLRSARSQISQLHQDIAPRICRVPLLKSTLPIGEVLQRIKDKIGGTHPKLLLNEDDQNIYLIGSYSDTSEAKEVISGYNEARGVSDQMGGLPRATSLDFNSAYPYEGPPVVHQPIPGSLCCKTDTMLVPDKDENRAEGATKYKPAAQFKYTEPGVLVSQPADLTGAGLRLSPAMLGPQLVPDVLSCTARLTDKGLSRQNTGEDVLSEDGIRPSQSSTLGDNERKFSKSPQIQTLISPSGSVTRPALGARLGFNYESSSSEISAPKVQTDRRSDDEEPQGRAKYRVRERKDSFSDLKVKARLEIYREQITVPYIMWKYIKEVYQPRFIEVTMAIKVEEQHTDARDATTVFLSSFDPSSVRACQKDLQNIVAKVTADFSQFDLSWTELGISDQGDEILHVLFNEVKSRFKKVSISTSNRLISILGPEHLCSQIASALRKEFSVDQFRYLDNRSASRGRPLL
- the phb gene encoding prohibitin — its product is MAKLFESIGKLGLALAVGGGVMNSALFNVDAGHQAVIFDRFRGVQETVVGEGTHFLIPWVQKPIIFDCRSRPRNVPVITGSKDLQNVNITLRILFRPVTSQLPRIFTSIGEDYDERVLPSITTEVLKSVVARFDAGELITQRELVSRQVSEDLTERANTFGLILDDVSLTHLTFGKEFTEAVEMKQVAQQEAERARFVVEKAEQQKQAAIISAEGDSQAALLIANSLQEAGDGLVELRKLEAAEDIALLLSRSRNITYLPAGQGTLLQLPQ